The genomic stretch GATAACGTGAAATTTTTCTGCGACGCCCTGCAGCGCGAAGGCGTGAACGTTGAATTGTCTCCTTCGGCAATTGTTCCGATTGTTATCGGTGACGAAGCGAAGGCTATGCAGATTTCTGCGAAACTTCAGGAACAGGGAATCTTGATTCCCGCAATTCGCTATCCGACAGTTGCCAAGGGGCAAGCCCGCCTACGTGCAAGCCTGATGGCTACGCATACGCATGAACAACTTCAAACCGCTGCATCCATAATTGCGCAGGCGGTAAAAGAGGGTGTATGAACAAGGGATATTTCGTTACAGCCACCGGAACCGATGTTGGTAAAACATTTGTGACCGCCCTGCTCGTGAAAAAGTGGCGCGATTCCGGTATCGATGCGGGCTACTACAAGGCTGCCCTCAGCGGCGCAGAACTCCGCGACGGCAAATGGATCGCCGGTGACGCCGACTATGTGAAAAACATTGCAAATCTTCCCGATTCGCAGGAACTGCTCGTGAGCTATGTCTATAAGGAGGCAGTCTCTCCGCATCTTGCTGCCCGCAAAGAAGGCAATCCCGTAGAATTGACGAAGGTCAAAGCCGATTTTGAAGCGGCTTGCGCTCGCCATGAATTCATTTTTGCCGAAGGTAGCGGGGGAATCATTTGCCCCATCCGCTATGATGACCAGAAGGTTTTCCTCGAAGACATTATCAAGACCGTGAAATTCCCGATTCTTGTGGTGACAACGGCGGCGCTCGGCTCCATTAACGCCTGC from uncultured Fibrobacter sp. encodes the following:
- the bioD gene encoding dethiobiotin synthase, with amino-acid sequence MNKGYFVTATGTDVGKTFVTALLVKKWRDSGIDAGYYKAALSGAELRDGKWIAGDADYVKNIANLPDSQELLVSYVYKEAVSPHLAARKEGNPVELTKVKADFEAACARHEFIFAEGSGGIICPIRYDDQKVFLEDIIKTVKFPILVVTTAALGSINACVLTVEYARSRGLDIRGLIVNRYGSSGNLEMEDDNIRMMQDLTGLEILAKVKDGDTDLGAQPF